One window of the Calditrichota bacterium genome contains the following:
- a CDS encoding MTH1187 family thiamine-binding protein, whose protein sequence is MLAEFSIAPFDKGESLSAYVAQIIDLIDKSGLDYRLGPMGTTVEGDIDEMFDLIKKCHLKMREMSRRVITHIAIDDRKGATNRLEGKPKSIEEKLGRKVKR, encoded by the coding sequence ATGTTAGCCGAATTCAGCATCGCGCCTTTCGACAAAGGCGAAAGCCTCAGCGCTTACGTGGCGCAAATCATCGACTTGATCGACAAAAGCGGTCTGGACTACCGTTTGGGCCCCATGGGCACGACCGTCGAAGGCGATATTGACGAAATGTTTGATTTAATCAAAAAATGCCATTTGAAAATGCGCGAGATGTCGCGGCGCGTCATTACCCACATCGCCATCGACGACAGAAAAGGCGCAACTAATCGTCTCGAGGGAAAACCCAAATCCATCGAGGAAAAATTAGGCAGAAAAGTAAAAAGATAG
- a CDS encoding divalent-cation tolerance protein CutA, with the protein MSQEFVLILVTASKKSEAEQIGQAVVEKKIAACCNIVEKISSIFHWKGEICREEECLLLIKSTREKLDDIVAEVKNLHSYEVPEIIALPIIAGSEGYLNWVKNEIG; encoded by the coding sequence ATGAGCCAGGAATTCGTCTTAATTTTAGTAACTGCCTCGAAAAAGTCAGAGGCGGAACAAATCGGGCAGGCTGTAGTTGAAAAAAAAATAGCAGCTTGCTGCAATATCGTGGAAAAAATTTCTTCTATTTTTCACTGGAAAGGGGAAATCTGCCGCGAAGAAGAATGCTTACTGCTGATTAAATCGACGCGCGAGAAACTGGACGACATCGTCGCCGAAGTGAAAAATTTGCACAGCTACGAGGTGCCGGAAATCATCGCGCTGCCCATAATTGCCGGATCAGAGGGCTACCTGAACTGGGTGAAAAATGAAATCGGCTAA
- a CDS encoding MBL fold metallo-hydrolase, translating to MKIVILGAGCGIPSLEFSAPGILLETADGPLLFDMGPGSLVRLLKLGVSYTQLRWVFLTHFHSDHAGDLAPLIQALWTTPFYARTEPLTILGPIGLDKFLRNLAAAFGDWIYEPEFPLEIKEMEQSVFSLPSLRISTSPMNHGSKNAVGYRIEDAAGKSIVYSGDTDVTDEIIHLAHEADALILECSFPEKRKLAGHLIPEEAAEIAKVAQCKHLILTHFYPPQEELFAEIREVVPKIFKGKLSLAQDFMTVSV from the coding sequence ATGAAAATCGTGATTTTAGGCGCCGGCTGCGGGATCCCGTCGCTGGAGTTCAGCGCGCCGGGGATTCTGCTGGAAACAGCCGATGGTCCTCTTTTATTTGACATGGGCCCGGGATCATTAGTCCGATTGCTAAAACTGGGCGTGAGCTACACGCAACTGCGCTGGGTTTTTCTGACGCATTTTCACTCGGACCACGCCGGCGATCTGGCGCCGCTGATTCAGGCGTTATGGACAACGCCGTTTTACGCACGGACAGAGCCGCTGACGATTTTGGGACCTATTGGATTAGACAAATTCTTGAGAAATCTGGCAGCGGCGTTCGGCGACTGGATTTACGAGCCGGAATTTCCGTTAGAAATCAAAGAGATGGAACAGTCGGTGTTTTCTCTGCCGTCGCTGCGCATTTCCACGAGCCCCATGAATCATGGCAGTAAAAATGCCGTGGGTTATCGCATTGAAGATGCAGCAGGAAAATCGATTGTCTATTCCGGCGACACTGACGTTACTGATGAAATTATCCATCTGGCGCACGAAGCTGACGCGCTCATTTTGGAATGCTCTTTTCCGGAAAAAAGAAAATTAGCAGGACATTTGATCCCTGAGGAAGCGGCGGAAATCGCCAAAGTCGCTCAATGCAAACACTTGATTCTAACGCATTTTTATCCGCCACAGGAGGAGTTGTTTGCCGAGATTCGCGAAGTCGTGCCTAAAATATTCAAAGGAAAATTGTCTTTGGCGCAAGATTTCATGACTGTCAGTGTTTAA